From a region of the Candida albicans SC5314 chromosome 1, complete sequence genome:
- a CDS encoding uncharacterized protein (Ortholog of C. parapsilosis CDC317 : CPAR2_801655, Candida tropicalis MYA-3404 : CTRG_06172 and Candida albicans WO-1 : CAWG_02233) has protein sequence MKGVKKIKKLYNYYAIGLIISLFSFVSGMELYSYLSVRQTSLFATLYREPTKFDINLLKSTNYLGAIGNY, from the coding sequence ATGAAGGgtgttaaaaaaattaaaaaattatacaaCTATTATGCTATTGGATTAATTATATCGTTGTTTAGTTTTGTCTCAGGGATGGAATTGTATTCATACTTGAGTGTTCGCCAAACGAGTTTATTTGCAACATTGTATCGTGAACCCACCAAATTCGATATTAATCTATTAAAATCAACCAACTATTTAGGTGCAATAGGTAATTATTAA